A single window of Gopherus flavomarginatus isolate rGopFla2 chromosome 15, rGopFla2.mat.asm, whole genome shotgun sequence DNA harbors:
- the C15H12orf43 gene encoding protein CUSTOS isoform X1: MAASLGGCGANVSDSDSSSAEDLERFREAVWDLAGQRSAVVRPEPGSGCFGKDKLLPVQPSLRQKVNDHDKDGNELQTTPEFRAHVAKKLGTMLDSYITVLEDSSGPAQTSMQTADSEDDGFRLLSSSVPGDCGKSKPLLSARRRRPSSSSELDSDQEWQRYQEAAVSAADILKQSAFSVMPPDSSQVHMQECTEHNQKKKKKRKKKARGEHNNEQKTAGCDQISSTTLSSIDGECTRQEGRCTEETTLPSVVKKKKKIIRKEANDDSAL; this comes from the exons ATGGCCGCGTCCCTGGGTGGCTGTGGCGCGAATGTTTCGGACTCAGACAGCAGCAGCGCGGAGGACTTGGAGCGATTTCGCGAGGCGGTCTGGGACCTGGCTGGGCAGCGGTCGGCGGTGGTTCGGCCGGAGCCCGGCAGCG GTTGCTTTGGGAAGGACAAATTACTACCAGTTCAGCCTAGTCTCAG ACAGAAGGTGAATGACCATGACAAAGATGGCAACGAATTACAGACCACACCAGAGTTCAGAGCACATGTTGCAAAGAAACTGGGAACAATGTTAGACAG CTACATCACTGTATTGGAGGATTCATCAGGTCCTGCACAGACTTCCATGCAAACAGCTGACTCTGAAGATGATG GCTTTCGCCTATTGTCTTCATCTGTTCCAGGAGATTGTGGGAAATCCAAACCTCTGCTCTCAGCCAGGAGGCGACGACCTTCCAGTTCTAG TGAGCTGGACAGTGACCAGGAATGGCAGAGATACCAAGAGGCTGCTGTGTCAGCAGCAGATATCTTGAAGCAAAGTGCTTTTTCTGTGATGCCTCCGGATTCCAGCCAGGTTCACATGCAGGAGTGCACAGAGCACaaccaaaagaagaaaaagaaaaggaagaagaaagcTAGAGGTGAACATAATAATGAACAGAAGACAGCAGGATGTGACCAGATCAGCAGCACGACTCTATCATCCATTGATGGAGAGTGCACGAGGCAAGAAGGCAGATGTACAGAGGAAACAACATTGCCTAGTGtggtgaagaagaagaaaaagattaTCAGAAAAGAAGCAAATGATGATTCTGCTCTATGA
- the C15H12orf43 gene encoding protein CUSTOS isoform X2, protein MIIQKGSLQRELQTWPPKPALRRSAAHHSLTLSTLGRGEGCGVSPPEQELANAWAQQKALGPLSLWPGLQVPGCHAVSKMAASLGGCGANVSDSDSSSAEDLERFREAVWDLAGQRSAVVRPEPGSGCFGKDKLLPVQPSLRQKVNDHDKDGNELQTTPEFRAHVAKKLGTMLDSYITVLEDSSGPAQTSMQTADSEDDGFRLLSSSVPGDCGKSKPLLSARRRRPSSSRLCKAVRVLTGGRGPP, encoded by the exons ATGATCATTCAGAAGGGATCACTGCAGAGGGAGCTACAAACATGGCCCCCCAAACCAGCCCTACGGAGAAGTGCAGCTCATCACTCTCTCACCCTGTCCACCTTAGGGAGAGGCGAGGGTTGTGGAGTCTCCCCGCCAGAGCAGGAACTTGCAAACGCATGGGCTCAGCAGAAGGCTCTCGGTCCTCTGTCACTGTGGCCTGGACTACAAGTCCCAGGATGCCATGCGGTCTCCAAGATGGCCGCGTCCCTGGGTGGCTGTGGCGCGAATGTTTCGGACTCAGACAGCAGCAGCGCGGAGGACTTGGAGCGATTTCGCGAGGCGGTCTGGGACCTGGCTGGGCAGCGGTCGGCGGTGGTTCGGCCGGAGCCCGGCAGCG GTTGCTTTGGGAAGGACAAATTACTACCAGTTCAGCCTAGTCTCAG ACAGAAGGTGAATGACCATGACAAAGATGGCAACGAATTACAGACCACACCAGAGTTCAGAGCACATGTTGCAAAGAAACTGGGAACAATGTTAGACAG CTACATCACTGTATTGGAGGATTCATCAGGTCCTGCACAGACTTCCATGCAAACAGCTGACTCTGAAGATGATG GCTTTCGCCTATTGTCTTCATCTGTTCCAGGAGATTGTGGGAAATCCAAACCTCTGCTCTCAGCCAGGAGGCGACGACCTTCCAGTTCTAG